In Caballeronia sp. SBC1, the DNA window TGCTTGAAACAGCGCATGAGGGTGAACTGCCTCCCGTGCTGCAGGCGAAGAACAAGCAAGGAATGCCCACGCATATCCTGCTGGTGCAAGGCGTGATTGTTACCTTGATGTCCTGCTTCTACTTCGTCATCAAGGACGTATCGGTTGCGTTTTTCCTGATCTCGGCAATGACTATCGCGCTGTATTTGATCGCTTATATGCTGATGTACGCAGCAGCGATAAAACTGCGCTATTCCGCGCCGGATCTCAAGCGCCCGTTCACAGTACCCGGCGGGATCGTGGGAATGTGGATCTTTGCGGGCGTGGGCCTCGCGGGCGTGGTGTTCAGCTTCGTGGTGTCATTTTTCCCGCCCGACCAGTTGCCGGTGGGTTCGCCAGCTATGTACATTGGGTTGGTGACGCTCGGCATTGTGGTGTTTGGCGGCGTCCCGCTGATCATCCATCATGTGCGCCGCAGTAGCTGGGCTGCGCCGGCTGATGCACCGGTGTTGACGGCTGCCGCTGCGAAATAAGCTGCGAACCGGTCCACAAGCGAACTCGATACCCTGAGCGGTTCTGCCGGGTTCGCGATCTTCCGGATAACGCCGGGCGATAACGACTTCGCTGCGGTTTCCCGCAGCGAAGTCGTTATCAAAACAAGATCACCGCTTTCCCCGGTCCATGCCCCGTCTTGTTACGCTCGATTGCAGCGGTAGCGTCGCCTAATGCAGCGACCTCCGATACTTCCACCTTCACTCCGCCTTGATCGACCAAACCCACAATCTCCGCAAGCTGTGCCGCATCGGGCCGCATCTGAAACCAGATACCGCGTTTGCCCGCTGGCGTCTGCGCTTCAATATCAGGCGCGGCCGCGCTCACGATTCTTCCCGTATCGGCTAACACTTGCCACGAGTTGGCCAGCACCGCGCCACCTACCAGGTCAAGCACCAGGTCGACGTCCTTCGCCCGCTCCCAGAACGAGGAAGTGCGGTAATCGATAACCTCATCCGCACCCAGTCCCCGCAGATAACCTGCGTTGATGCCCTGAGCCGTCGCTATGACACGCGCTCCGGCGCGGCGCGCGAACTGCACGGCGAAACTTCCCACGCCGCCGGCCGCGCCATGAATCAATACGGTTTGGCCGCGCTTCAATTCTCCCGCTTCGAACAAAGCCTGCCACGCCGTCAGCGCGCCAACGGGGATGGCCGCAGCACGTTCGTCGGTCAGGCTGGCAGGCGTTTTCACCAGCGTGTTCGACGCGATCGCTACAAAATCAGCATAGGCGCCGAGTCCGACCGAGGGACCCATGACCCGGTCGCCAATGGCGAATCCACCCACGTCTTGACCGACTTCAATCACCTCACCGGCGAGTTCAACGCCGAGCGTAGCGGGGAGGGGCAACGGGAAATCGTTCTGCAACCAGCCGTCGCGAATCTTCCAGTCGATGCTGTTGATTCCCGCGGCTTTGACATGAACAACTACCTGGCCTGAAGCGGGGGTGGGCATTGCGATGCTATCAATCTTCAGGGCGTCAGCATCGCCATAGCTGTGGATACGAAGGGCGCGGTTCATTGAGCTTGCTCCAGTGCGGGATAGTCGATATACCCGGTCGGGCCGGGCGAATAGAACGAGTTACGGTCAGGCGTGTTGAACGGTGCATGGTCAAGGAAACGCTGCGGCAAATCCGGATTGGCAAGGTACAGACTACCGAACACGGTTGCATCGGCGTTGTCCTGCTCGATCAGCGTTTGCGCGCTCTCGCTGGTCAGCCCACCGCCAGCCAGATACGCCCCATTGAACAACGGGCGCAGGAACGTGCGGTAATCGAATTCGCTCTGGGTCTTCGCCACATGCAGATACGCAAGCTTGAGCGCGTAGAGTTGCTTCACGAGATAAAGATAGGTGTCCTGTGGTGTTGCATCGGTTACATCGTTGAAGCCCATTTCAGGCGCGATCTTGATACCCACGCGGTCGCTGCCTGCTTCCTCAGACATCGCGCCCAGCACTTCCAGGATGAAGCGCGCGCGATTCGCAAGCGAGCCGCCATAAAGATCAGTCCGCTGATTCGTACCCGACGACAAAAACTGCTCCGGCAGATACCCCGAGGCCGCATGCAATTCAACGCCGTCGAAACCTGCAGTCAACGCGTTGCGGGTAGCAAGCCGATACTCCTGGACAATATCTGCTACTTCATCGGTCTCAAGGGCGCGCGGCTGCACAAACTCTTGCGGTCCTGTCGCCGTGAATACCGTGCCGGCGGCCCGGATTGCCGAAGGTGCAACCGGCGTTGCGCCGCTTGGCAAGAGGCTCGGATGAGAGATGCGCCCCGTGTGCATGAGCTGGAGGAAGATAAGGCCGCTCTTGGCGTGCACTGCATCGGTGACATGTTTCCATGCTTCAATCTGCGCCTCGGAATGGATGCCAGGCGTGCGCACGTAGCCTTTGCCCATCGGCGCGGGATAGGTGCCTTCCGTGATGATCAGGCCCGCGCCGGCGCGCTGGCTGTAGTAGTCCACTGCCATGGGCGAGGGCACGCCCGTGGTGTCGTCGGCGCGCGAGCGGGTCATCGGCGCCATGACGAGGCGATTGCGAAGCGTATAGCGGCCAATGCGGGTGTTGCTGAAGAGCGAGTTCATGTCGATTCCTTGGGTGAGGAGGTGTAGAGACATATTGCATTGATCCATTCAAGGGATAAATAGCTATAATTGAAAACAGTGATCCACCAGTGGAGCAATCATCGTGGAACTGTTGAGCTATATGCGTTTGTTCGTGGAAGTCGCCCGGACCAAAAGCTTCAGGCGCGCGGCCGAAGCGCTGGATATGCCCAACTCAACGCTGTCGCGTCATATATCGGAGCTGGAAAAGACGATTGGTCTTCAGTTGCTGCATCGTTCAACGCGCAAGGTCGAACTCACTGCTGCGGGCGATGTGTATTTCAAGCGATGCCAGAGCATTGTTGAAGAAGCGCGCATTGCGCACGAATCCCTGCTCGACGTGGTGGAGCACCCTAGCGGCACGCTGCGGGTATCAATGCCGGTCGATCTCGCGACCGGTTATCTCACACCCATCCTGAGCGAGTTCGCCAAGGCGTATCCGCTGATCAGTTTTGAGTTCGACCTGACGCCGCGCCGCGTGGACTTGCAGAGCGATCCGTTTGATCTCGCCATTCGCATGGGACCGCCGCCGACCACTCCGTCAACGCTTGTCGCACGGCAGATTGCGCTGTTGCCACGCTATCTCTATGCATCGCCTGGCTATCTCAAGGCCGCTGCGCCGCTGATCCATCCCGAGGACCTGAAGCACCATGTGCTGTGCATCGTGCAAGCTGCGACGAGCCAGGGGGAAGTGTCGAGAACCTTTTATCGCGGGGACGAGGAGGTCAATGTGATGATCGCGTCGCGCTTCAGCATGAACAGCGTTGGCCTTAGCCGTGCGCTGGCGCTCTCGGATGTGGGTATCACCGTGCTCGATACCGAGCTTGCGCGCGAGGACGTGGCGTCGGGCCGCCTGCGGCGTGTACTACCGGACTGGAGTCTTGCGCCCATCCAGGTGCACGCGATTACCGACACGCGGCTCTTGCCGGCAAGGACCCGTTTGTTCATCGATTTCATCAAGACACGGCTGAATTAGCAGCGTGTTTGGCGTCGGATTTTTAGTGCCCCTGGCAGCCGCGGGCGTACCATATGAACCGGCCCTACATCTCTTTCTCGCTGAGCCTATGAGTCAGCGCGTGCGCTTGCTCAGGCAGAAAGAAAAGAGAAAGAAAACCGAGCCTCAACGTTTTTATCCGCAATGGTATTGCCGCTTCTCGATCGACCGGGAGACGCCATGACTGCCGTTCAAAAGATCTGGGGTGTGCTGGTAGGCAAGCCGCTCGATCCTCTTGATCCGCGCACGCGCCATGTGATTGCCGTCACGCCTCTGCTCGCGTGGGTGGGGCTGGGTGCCGACGGCCTGTCTTCCTCTTGCTACGGTCCCGAAGAAGCGTTTCTCGCGCTTGGTCAGCATACGCCGCTCGCGCTGATCCTCGCGTTGGCGACCGCGGCGACCGTCTTCATCATCGCGCTCGGCTACAACCAGGTCATCGAACTATTTCCGACTGGCGGAGGCGGCTATCGCGTGGCGACTGCGTTGCTGGGCTCAACGCCGGGGCTTGTCTCCGGTGCAGCCCTCCTGGTCGACTATGTGCTGACGATCGCGACATCGCTCGCAAGCGGCGTCGATGCGTTCTTCAGTTTATTGCCGGTCGGCGCACAGGCATTCAAACTCGCCACCGAGCTGACGCTGATCGTGCTGATGACCGGCCTGAATTTCCGCGGCATGAAGGAATCGATCCTTGTGCTGTTGCCCATCTTCCTCGGCTTTGTAGTGCTCCACCTTGGACTGATCATCTATGGTGTAGCCGTTCACGGCGATCATCTGGCGGCTGTCGTGCCGGGTGCCGTAGCGGAAGCGCACAGCATGTCGCACACGCTAGGACCGCTGGTGGTCGCCGCCTTGCTGATGCGGGCGTTCTCGCTCGGTGGCGGGACTTACACGGGGCTCGAAGCCGTGTCGAACAACGTCAACATGCTGGCCGAACCGCGCGTACCGAACGGCAAGGTAACCATGTTCTACATGGCGACGTCGTTGGCGTTCACGGCGGGCGGCATCATCCTGCTCTACATGTTGTGGCATGCCCAGCCAGTCGAAGGCCAGACGCTCAACGCCGTGGTGTTCGGCAGCGTGATCGAGCATCTGGGACTCGGCTCGGCGTTCGCGCGTCACGCATTGCTGGCAGTCGTGCTGGCGCTCGAAGCGGGGTTGTTGCTGGTCGGTGCGCAAACGGGCTTTCTCGATGGCCCGGCAGTGTTGTCGAACATGGCCTCCGATTCATGGGTGCCGCGCCATTTCCGTGATCTGTCCACGCGGCTCGTCAGGCAGAACGGCATCGTGGTCATGGGCATAGCAAGCCTCGTCATCCTGATGTGGACAAGAGGCAATGTGGACATCCTCGTCGTCCTGTACAGCATCAACGTGTTCCTGACGTTCAGCCTGTCACTGCTCGGCTTATGCACGTACTGGTGGCAGCATCGCCACGATGGCAAGGGCTGGGTGAGGCCGTTCGCGCTGTCGGCGCTGGGTCTTTCCGTGACGAGTGCCGTGCTGGTCATCACGCTGATCGAGAAGTTCACGGCCGGTGGCTGGCTAACGGTGCTTGTCACCAGCGCGGTGATCGCCGCGTGTTTCCTGATCAGGCGTCATTACATCGACACGCGTTCGCAGCTTGCCCGCGAGGATTCGCTTTTCACGGACGTGCCGCTAGTCGGCAGCGAACCCGACGTCGCTAAACCTGACCCGTCAAAGCCGACTGCGATCCTGCTGGTCGGCAAGCATCGCGGGGCCAGCATGCACGCATTTTTGTGGGTCAACCGGCTGTTCCCTGAACATTTCAAGAACTTCATCTTCCTGGCCGTGGGCGAAGTCGATGCGCAAAGCTACGAAGGCGCGGAACACCTCGAGCGTCTGCAGAAAACGATCCAGTCATCGCTTGAGTATTACGTTTTGTACTGCCGGCGGCATGGCATTCCTGCCGATTACCGGATTGCCTTCGGCACGCATCCTATCGGCGAATTCATGAAACTCACCGAGACCACGATGGACGAGTTTCCAAACAGCGTGTGTTTTGCGAGCAAGCTGATTTTCAAGCGCGTCAATTTCCTGACGGCGTGGTTGCATAACCAGACGCCGGTGGAAATCCAGACGCGCTTGCATCAGCAGGGCAGGCAAATGGTGCTGCTACCGATGAACGTGGGGTAGCGATTTACGCTCACGGAAATGCCCGCGCTACCGCTACGCCGCTACGCGATCGAGCTGGTAGGTCGCATTCGCCAATGTGATGTCCGGGTCAAGTCCTGATCCGGACGTCGTGACGAAGTCGCCCGGTACGTCTTGCAGCGCTACGTTCGGATGATCCTGCCGTCACATGTCGAAGAAAATGGACTGGACATCGGCGCCGTCCTTTACCGGTTCGATCGCGCTCACGCTCTTGCCGTTACTGCCGGTGTGCGTCACGCTCGACGGGAACTGTCCGGGGTGCTCGGCCGAAAACGTTTCGAAGAACACCACGGCCAGATCCGCTGCCTTCGGGTTCGGTGTGGCGGGATTCGTGGCCACCCAATGCTTCACCACGTCCGGATGCTTCTTGGCCCAGTCATCGACGTAATTTGCGTGCGACGGATCGGCGCTCACCCATGCCTGAGCGAGTCCGTTGTGAGCGTCCGCCCATTGCGCGACGATATGCGGCTGGCCGCCCGCACGGTCGGCCTGGAACCAGCGCTCCACATCAGGCGCGACGAGTTGCCCGGCCTGCGGCCCGGTAGCGTAGCGTGCAATTGGCCCCAGCATGCGGGCCACGCGGTCGCGCAACAGATAGTTCGTAGCACTGAGCGTAGACGACCCGGAAGCCGACGCGTCATACGACACCGCCGACGGGCGCGACTGGAAGTATTCGTCTTTAGTAAACGGTTGCGCGATCAGCAGCGAACCGACCGGTTTGCCGTCCGGGCCATCAACAATACTGCCGTTCGCCTGGAACGGAAACGCAGTCTGGCCGATGACCCACAACACCGCCGGATAAATACCGCACACAAGCACGGCAACGAATCCCAGCAGCCAGACACTCTTCGACAGATAGCGCAGCATGATTTTCTCCTTGCGCGACCGTATGCAAACCTCATGCGGCCTGTCATGCAAACTTCACGCGACCAGATGCAACCCGACCATGACCAGATCGATCAGCTTGATTCCGGCGAAAGGCACGATTACGCCGCCTAGTCCCCATACCAGGAGATTGCGGCGCAACAGCGCGTCGGCGCCTAGCGCGCGGTATTTGACGCCCTTGAGCGCAATCGGAATCAGCAGCGGAATGATCAGCGCGTTGAAGATCACCGCCGACAAAATCGCGGACGTCGGCGAATGCAGATGCATCACATCCATTGCGCCCAGCCACGGCGGCGTGCCGGCGAACAGGGCCGGGACAATCGCGAAGTATTTCGCCACGTCGTTGGCGATCGAGAATGTGGTCAGCGCGCCGCGCGTCATCAACAGTTGCTTGCCGATCTCGATGACCTCAATGAGCTTCGTTGGATCGCTGTCCAGGTCGACCATGTTGCCGGCTTCCTTCGCGGCTTGCGTGCCGGAATTCATCGCGAGGCCGACGTCCGCCTGGGCGAGTGCGGGGGCGTCGTTGGTGCCGTCGCCCATCATCGCGACGAGCTTGCCTTCGGCCTGTTCGCGGCGCAGATAGTCCAGTTTCGCTTCCGGCGTTGCTTCGGCAATGTACTCGTTGACCCCCGCGAGCCGTGCAAGCGTCGCAGCGGTCAACGCATTGTCTCCGGTGATCATCACCGTATGAAGGCCCATCTTTAGTGCTGGATCGGTTCAAGCGCTTAGTCCAGTTTGCCAAGATGGTCCGCGAACGTTCTCGCTTGCCGCTTACTTCCAGGACGGGGCACAGGTTGCGTCATGAAGCCGGTCGCCGTGAGTCGCGAATTTTCTGATCAATCCACCGTCGCGGTGCAACCGGTAGAGCGGTAAGCGGGCGCGCGCCACTGACGCTATGCTACCGGTTCCACTCAATCGAGGACCATGTCATGAAACAGTCATCCGGATCCATGATCGCCTACCAACGCCCAGACGGGAAGGACGTCCAGGGTTATTTGGCCAAGCCCCAGAAGCTGGAGGGCGCACCTGCCATTGTCGTGATTCAGGAGTGGTGGGGTTTGAACGACCAGATTCGCGGCGTCGCAGACCGCTTCGCGCAGTCCGGTTATCTGGTGCTGGTCCCCGATCTTTTTCGCGGTAAAACCACCGTCGAGGAAGAAGAGGCAAACCACCTGCTGGGCGAGCTCGACTTCGCCGACGCCGCCGGCCAGGACATCGCAGGCGCCGTGCAGTACCTCAAGGCGCATTCGGAGCGGGTTGGCGTGACCGGCTACTGCATGGGCGGCGCGCTTACGCTGCTAGCCCTGTGCCATGTCCCTGACATATCTGCCGGTGCGGTTTGGTATGGCTTCCCGCCGCTCGAATATGTCGACGCATCAAAGATCAAGGCGCCCGTGCTGGGTCACTGGGCCACACAGGACGAATTCTTTCCGGCTGAAACAGTTGACGCACTGGAGGGCAAGCTGACGGAGGCCAAGGTCGACGTCGAGTTTCATCGCTACCTTGCGCATCATGCGTTCGCCAACGAAACCGCGGTCGGCCCGGGCCGTATTGCAAGGACCCAGTTCGATCCGGTCTGGTCGCAACTGGCGTGGGACCGGACGCTGACCTTTTTCGGCCGTACGCTGTGGCCGCACGCCGGCTAGCATGGCCGAGACGGGTTGAATAATAGCGGCTTGGGGCAATTGCGTCTCGCGAGCGGGTTGCCTACAAGACTTCAAACACGCTGTAGACAGGTCCATAGGCGAATCGATGTCCGGTGCCCACGGCAATGATCCGGTTCAGCCACTCATACTTTCCCGCGGGTGCTTCGAACATGGGGTTGATCCGGAAGTAGTAGGTTGCCGGGTCGACCTCCTCGCCTTTTTCCAGTCGTTGAATGACATCGGCGGGTCCGTGGCGCACGCCTCGATACGCCATCGTGATGTTTACGCCGTCGTCGGTTTGCAGGATCAGGCGTACGTCGAGCGTGGTGCTTGCGTCGCCGCGCACTGTTTGCCAGTCGGCGCCACCGTCCAGCACCTGACCCGACAGCCGCTCGCCGGCAAATGTTCCTGACGGTACGATTCCGACGCGACGAAACGGCCCCGGCGTTTGACCAACGATCACAATCGGCTTGACGTCGAGCCGCATGACAAACAGAGGGCGGGTTTGCACGCTCTTGAGCGGCGTGGGAAGGTCATCGAAAGTCGGAGTAGACATGGTGTTCACCATCGCTATGCAGGCAGCTTCGGCGGTCCGCATGACGAACCTGACTGCCTGTTCCTTTGATTGTTTGCGTTATTTCAGCGGCGAAAAGTCCGTTGGCCGCATGATTCGCGACTCCATGCTGACGAGAATATCCAGCGCTTTCACCTTGCTGCCGAATGCCTGCCAGCGGCTGTCGGCCGCCATCCTGTCGCGGCGCTCAAGCCGATCGTCCAGGCTCTTGTACGCCCAGATATGAACGATCTGGCTGATGTCACCAATCTCCGTCGTGAAGAACCCGACCAGTTCGCCAAGGAATTCCTTCTGAAGCGGCAGGGCCTCGCTTTTGTACAACGCAAGCCATTCAGCAGCGCGCAACGGTTTGAAGGTGTAGGTTCGGATTTCGTAAAGCATGGGTTATCTCCTGAGCAATAAATATGGGTTACGACGCGGTTCGTCCGCCATTGACCCTGAGTACTTCCCCGGTCATGAAGCTCGACTTGTCGGAAGAAACGAACACAATAGCGTCGGCGATTTCTTCAGGCGTTCCAGCACGTTTGAGCGGAACCGCCGCGAGAAAGGCGGCCTTGCGTTCCGCATCCGACAGCAGCCGATTTAGCATTGCCGTCTCCACGGGACCGGGGGCGACGGCATTGACCCGTACACCGAAGCCCGCGGCTTCTAGCGCCGCGGACTTCGTAAGGCCCTCCACCGCGTGCTTGCTGGCCACGTAGAGCGACGCGCCTGCCGCGCCACGCGCACCCATTGTCGACGATATGTTAACGATGCTGCCGCTGCCTTGCCCGGTCATCACGCGCAGCTCGTGTTTCATGCTTAGCAGCGTGCCTAGGACGTTTGTATCGAAGACCGCTGCATAGCGTTCGGGAGTCTGTTCCATCACAGGCGCTGACTCGCCTTCAGCACCCGCGGCGTTGACCGCGACATCGAGCCGCCCGAAACGGGCCAGCGTGCCGTCGACGAGATTGCGCACATCGTCTTCGAAGCGGACATCCGCCTGGATGAATTCAGCGTCTACGCCGAGTGCGTTCAGTTCTGCGGCGAGCTTTTGGCCTTCCTCAGCGCGGCGGCCCGACACAACAATACGCGCTTCTTCGCGGGCGAATGCAAAAGCGGCGGCGCGGCCAATGCCGGTTAGCGCGCCGGTGATGAGTACAACAGGATGGCTGGTCATTTAGTTGCTCTCCTTGATCGGGTGGTGCAAAAGGAAGTTCTACTGATCGCACTGCCACTCATGGGTTGCCGGCGCTTGTGATCAAGCGCCGGCGCTTTGACTTACACGGTCACCACGATCTTTCCGAACTGGCCGTTGGTTTCAAGATAACGATGCACATCGACCATTTTGTCGAACGTGAAGGTGCGATCGATAACCGGTTTGAGCGCGCCGCTTTCGAGCCCCTTTAGTACGTACTCCACCGCAGCCTTGCGACGTGTCGCATCACCACTCGTCAGCCAGATGTTGTGAGCCTTGACGGTAGTCATCTTCGCAATCATGTCCAGCACGGGCAGCGGTGTTACGCCTTCGCTGAGCGCACCGTAGATGTACGCAATGCCCTGGAACGACAGCGCGGAAATCAGCTTCGGGAAGGTCGGGCCGCCGACTGGATCGAACACAACGCGCGCACCCTGACCGCCTGTGATACGCGTGACTTCTTCGACCAGATCGGTTTCGTCCGTGACGATTACGTGCGCCGCGCCCGCGTCGAGCAACTGCTGTTTCTTGTCGGCCGTGCGGGTTGTTGCGATGGGCGTCGCCCCGGCGTAGTTGGCAATCTGGATCGCCGCGAGTCCAACGCTGCTGGACGCCGCCGGGATGATCACAAAATCGCCCTTGCTCACCTTTGCATCTTCGACAAGCGCGCCGTAGGCCGTCACGAACATCATCCAGACCGACGCCGCCTCGGCATAAGAAAGTGATTCCGGGTGTCTAACGACTGCGTGGTCCGGCACGATGATCACTTCGCCGTACGTGTGATACTGATTCATCGAGAACGATGGAATCACGTTGACCTTGTCGCCGGGCGCGAAGCCTGTAACGTCGCTACCCACCGCGTCAACGATGCCCGCTGCTTCATACCCGAGACCTGCGGGAAACCTGACGGGTTCGATGTAGGCGTCCACGCGCCACATCGCCTCGGCGCGGTTGATGCCTATTGCCTTGACGGTGATGCGAACTTCGGTCGGACCGGGAGCGGACAGCTCTGTCTCGACAAATTCGAGGACTTCGGGACCGCCGGCTTTGGCAAACTTGATAGTGCGTGACATGAGACTCTCCAGAGAATGTGGGGTCAAGCGAAGGGCCGAAGCGCGGCAAATTGAGCTTCTTAACGCGCCGGTCGTTAATGACCTGCGCGAAGATCTTACGCGGTAGCGCTTGGCCGTGCAGAGACCACGTCGTACCATCGACGAAACGCAGTGTGTTCTGCTGGAATCGGCATCTTCAGCGCGTTGGCCGCGAAGTCGACCGTGACCAGCGTGGTGATGTCCGCCGCCGAGAATTCATCGCCAGCGACGAAACGGACCGTCTCGAGCCGTTCGTTGAAGTCGGAGAAAAAATTCGCCACGCGTTGTTTGCTACGCTCGACCAGTTCGGGAATCTGCTCATAGGCGTGCGGCCCCGAGAGCGCGCGGCCCTTCAATCCGGCGACCGCGTTGCGCACGCCTTCCGTGACCGGCGCGAAGCCATCCAGTTCTGCGCGACGTTCCCACATGGTGACGAGCGCCTTCGACTCTGGCGTTGTCCCCAGCAACGGGGTTTGGGGATACGCTTCTTCCAGGTAACGCCAGATAGCGAGCACTTCCGCGATCACGGGGCCGTTGGTCAGGGCCAACGCCGGCACCTGGCTGCGCGGATTGATTGCGCGGTAAGAGTCGGAGAATTGTTCTTTGGTGCCAAGGTCGACCGGCTTCATCGGGATATCGATTCCCTTCTCCGCGATGAAGATGCGCACACGGCGCGCGTTCGGGGAGCCTTTTGATTCGTATAGTACGGGGACAGAGGATGTCATTTGAATCTTCCTTTAGCGTTCTGCATAAATTTGGATAACTAATTGATAAGACTTTTAACACGCGTGCAGAGAAGGCCTAAACTACTTCGATCTAGAGTTTTGAACCGCCATCAACATGCAGCGTTTCACCGGTAATCCAGCGCGCTGCATCGGATGCAAGAAAAGCGACCGCACTCCCAATGTCATCCGGTTGCGCGAGACGTTTTAGCGCCTGCATGCCGAGCGTGGCCGCGCGTCCCGCGTCAGTCTTGGTGAAACCCGGCATGTCGGTTTCAACCACGCCGGGCGCTACCGCGTTCACGCGAATACCGCGTTCGCCAAGTGCGGAGGCGAAATGCTTGACAAGGGTGTCGACCGCGCCTTTGGTTGCTGCGTATGCTGGCAGCGTGCCCACGGCGGCATGCGCCGCGAGCGAGGAGAGCAGAACAACGCTGCTGCCTTTGCACATCACCGGCAGCAATTGCTGCACGAGGAAAAAGGGCGCCCGCACATTCACTGCGAACAGGTTGTCGAAATCTTCAACCGTCGTTTCTTCTATGCTTGCCGCTTTCGA includes these proteins:
- a CDS encoding DUF3237 domain-containing protein, yielding MSTPTFDDLPTPLKSVQTRPLFVMRLDVKPIVIVGQTPGPFRRVGIVPSGTFAGERLSGQVLDGGADWQTVRGDASTTLDVRLILQTDDGVNITMAYRGVRHGPADVIQRLEKGEEVDPATYYFRINPMFEAPAGKYEWLNRIIAVGTGHRFAYGPVYSVFEVL
- a CDS encoding APC family permease; translated protein: MTAVQKIWGVLVGKPLDPLDPRTRHVIAVTPLLAWVGLGADGLSSSCYGPEEAFLALGQHTPLALILALATAATVFIIALGYNQVIELFPTGGGGYRVATALLGSTPGLVSGAALLVDYVLTIATSLASGVDAFFSLLPVGAQAFKLATELTLIVLMTGLNFRGMKESILVLLPIFLGFVVLHLGLIIYGVAVHGDHLAAVVPGAVAEAHSMSHTLGPLVVAALLMRAFSLGGGTYTGLEAVSNNVNMLAEPRVPNGKVTMFYMATSLAFTAGGIILLYMLWHAQPVEGQTLNAVVFGSVIEHLGLGSAFARHALLAVVLALEAGLLLVGAQTGFLDGPAVLSNMASDSWVPRHFRDLSTRLVRQNGIVVMGIASLVILMWTRGNVDILVVLYSINVFLTFSLSLLGLCTYWWQHRHDGKGWVRPFALSALGLSVTSAVLVITLIEKFTAGGWLTVLVTSAVIAACFLIRRHYIDTRSQLAREDSLFTDVPLVGSEPDVAKPDPSKPTAILLVGKHRGASMHAFLWVNRLFPEHFKNFIFLAVGEVDAQSYEGAEHLERLQKTIQSSLEYYVLYCRRHGIPADYRIAFGTHPIGEFMKLTETTMDEFPNSVCFASKLIFKRVNFLTAWLHNQTPVEIQTRLHQQGRQMVLLPMNVG
- a CDS encoding NADP-dependent oxidoreductase gives rise to the protein MNRALRIHSYGDADALKIDSIAMPTPASGQVVVHVKAAGINSIDWKIRDGWLQNDFPLPLPATLGVELAGEVIEVGQDVGGFAIGDRVMGPSVGLGAYADFVAIASNTLVKTPASLTDERAAAIPVGALTAWQALFEAGELKRGQTVLIHGAAGGVGSFAVQFARRAGARVIATAQGINAGYLRGLGADEVIDYRTSSFWERAKDVDLVLDLVGGAVLANSWQVLADTGRIVSAAAPDIEAQTPAGKRGIWFQMRPDAAQLAEIVGLVDQGGVKVEVSEVAALGDATAAIERNKTGHGPGKAVILF
- a CDS encoding LysR family transcriptional regulator: MELLSYMRLFVEVARTKSFRRAAEALDMPNSTLSRHISELEKTIGLQLLHRSTRKVELTAAGDVYFKRCQSIVEEARIAHESLLDVVEHPSGTLRVSMPVDLATGYLTPILSEFAKAYPLISFEFDLTPRRVDLQSDPFDLAIRMGPPPTTPSTLVARQIALLPRYLYASPGYLKAAAPLIHPEDLKHHVLCIVQAATSQGEVSRTFYRGDEEVNVMIASRFSMNSVGLSRALALSDVGITVLDTELAREDVASGRLRRVLPDWSLAPIQVHAITDTRLLPARTRLFIDFIKTRLN
- a CDS encoding dienelactone hydrolase family protein, which translates into the protein MKQSSGSMIAYQRPDGKDVQGYLAKPQKLEGAPAIVVIQEWWGLNDQIRGVADRFAQSGYLVLVPDLFRGKTTVEEEEANHLLGELDFADAAGQDIAGAVQYLKAHSERVGVTGYCMGGALTLLALCHVPDISAGAVWYGFPPLEYVDASKIKAPVLGHWATQDEFFPAETVDALEGKLTEAKVDVEFHRYLAHHAFANETAVGPGRIARTQFDPVWSQLAWDRTLTFFGRTLWPHAG
- a CDS encoding potassium-transporting ATPase subunit C, with translation MLRYLSKSVWLLGFVAVLVCGIYPAVLWVIGQTAFPFQANGSIVDGPDGKPVGSLLIAQPFTKDEYFQSRPSAVSYDASASGSSTLSATNYLLRDRVARMLGPIARYATGPQAGQLVAPDVERWFQADRAGGQPHIVAQWADAHNGLAQAWVSADPSHANYVDDWAKKHPDVVKHWVATNPATPNPKAADLAVVFFETFSAEHPGQFPSSVTHTGSNGKSVSAIEPVKDGADVQSIFFDM
- a CDS encoding SDR family NAD(P)-dependent oxidoreductase, which encodes MTSHPVVLITGALTGIGRAAAFAFAREEARIVVSGRRAEEGQKLAAELNALGVDAEFIQADVRFEDDVRNLVDGTLARFGRLDVAVNAAGAEGESAPVMEQTPERYAAVFDTNVLGTLLSMKHELRVMTGQGSGSIVNISSTMGARGAAGASLYVASKHAVEGLTKSAALEAAGFGVRVNAVAPGPVETAMLNRLLSDAERKAAFLAAVPLKRAGTPEEIADAIVFVSSDKSSFMTGEVLRVNGGRTAS
- a CDS encoding potassium-transporting ATPase subunit C; amino-acid sequence: MQDVPGDFVTTSGSGLDPDITLANATYQLDRVAA
- a CDS encoding alkene reductase, with the translated sequence MNSLFSNTRIGRYTLRNRLVMAPMTRSRADDTTGVPSPMAVDYYSQRAGAGLIITEGTYPAPMGKGYVRTPGIHSEAQIEAWKHVTDAVHAKSGLIFLQLMHTGRISHPSLLPSGATPVAPSAIRAAGTVFTATGPQEFVQPRALETDEVADIVQEYRLATRNALTAGFDGVELHAASGYLPEQFLSSGTNQRTDLYGGSLANRARFILEVLGAMSEEAGSDRVGIKIAPEMGFNDVTDATPQDTYLYLVKQLYALKLAYLHVAKTQSEFDYRTFLRPLFNGAYLAGGGLTSESAQTLIEQDNADATVFGSLYLANPDLPQRFLDHAPFNTPDRNSFYSPGPTGYIDYPALEQAQ
- a CDS encoding NIPSNAP family protein; protein product: MLYEIRTYTFKPLRAAEWLALYKSEALPLQKEFLGELVGFFTTEIGDISQIVHIWAYKSLDDRLERRDRMAADSRWQAFGSKVKALDILVSMESRIMRPTDFSPLK